The Juglans regia cultivar Chandler chromosome 2, Walnut 2.0, whole genome shotgun sequence genome includes a window with the following:
- the LOC109001474 gene encoding uncharacterized protein LOC109001474 isoform X1: protein MVDKVVWQSQCERWASGTFKEKSRRNSTNRSKLKVKHTGGRKSFIRILEEKRETTPNMVAFYKETHWSRLKGKFINATTENNYNLMVEKLKEKDPEEDVDEVAAAVFKDVLGFRSGYAQGMGHMVIPDPSPSMKKSKAFVLLAEENERNKTCAEMYKSKLDEIMGDMAGLRREFSECEKGINLRMSELEGNTESH from the exons ATGGTGGACAAAGTCGTTTGGCAATCGCAATGCGAAAGGTGGGCTAGCGGAACATTCAAG gaGAAGTCCCGAAGAAACAGTACGAATCGTTCAAAACTGAAGGTAAAACATACAGGCGGAAGGAAATCCTTTATTAGGATTTTGGAAGAGAAG CGGGAGACGACACCAAATATGGTCGCTTTCTACAAAGAAACTCATTGGTCGAGGCTGAAGGGGAAATTTATCAACGCAACAACTGAAAACAATTAT AATCTAATGGTGGAgaaattgaaagagaaagaCCCCGAGGAGGACGTTGATGAAGTGGCTGCAGCTGTTTTCAAAGATGTTTTGGGGTTTAGATCTGGGTACGCCCAGGGGATGGGGCACATGGTCATTCCCGACCCCTCTCCCTCAATGAAGAAGAGCAAGGCATTTGTTCTTCTAGCTGAAGAAAATGAACGAAACAAGACTTGTGCAGAAATGTACAAGAGTAAACTAGACGAAATTATGGGTGATATGGCTGGATTGAGGAGAGAATTTTCTGAGTGTGAGAAAGGGATAAACTTAAGGATGTCTGAGTTGGAAGGAAATACTGAGTCTCATTGA
- the LOC109001474 gene encoding uncharacterized protein LOC109001474 isoform X2 — protein MVDKVVWQSQCERWASGTFKEKSRRNSTNRSKLKVKHTGGRKSFIRILEEKRETTPNMVAFYKETHWSRLKGKFINATTENNYNLMVEKLKEKDPEEDVDEVAAAVFKDVLGFRSGYAQGMGHMVIPDPSPSMKKSKAFVLLAEENERNKTCAEMYKSKLDEIMGDMAGLRRECLGIC, from the exons ATGGTGGACAAAGTCGTTTGGCAATCGCAATGCGAAAGGTGGGCTAGCGGAACATTCAAG gaGAAGTCCCGAAGAAACAGTACGAATCGTTCAAAACTGAAGGTAAAACATACAGGCGGAAGGAAATCCTTTATTAGGATTTTGGAAGAGAAG CGGGAGACGACACCAAATATGGTCGCTTTCTACAAAGAAACTCATTGGTCGAGGCTGAAGGGGAAATTTATCAACGCAACAACTGAAAACAATTAT AATCTAATGGTGGAgaaattgaaagagaaagaCCCCGAGGAGGACGTTGATGAAGTGGCTGCAGCTGTTTTCAAAGATGTTTTGGGGTTTAGATCTGGGTACGCCCAGGGGATGGGGCACATGGTCATTCCCGACCCCTCTCCCTCAATGAAGAAGAGCAAGGCATTTGTTCTTCTAGCTGAAGAAAATGAACGAAACAAGACTTGTGCAGAAATGTACAAGAGTAAACTAGACGAAATTATGGGTGATATGGCTGGATTGAGGAGAGA ATGCTTAGGCATCTGCTGA